GAGTGTATTACATATTTTGATTTCATTCTGTACTGATTCAGTACAACATAAAAACATAAGTGACGGGGGTTAAGAAGAAGTTGGAAAAAATAGGATTTATAAAAAATTGGTTTTAATCATATAAAGTTGAATTGATGCTAATGTATTTCTTTacaagtattttttttattttttcaaatttatatgtTTAGAACTACTAATACTTTGTGATGTGGTGGCATTACATAAGATTATATTTGAAGTGGTGATTTTTTAATGAAACAATCAAAGTGGCTTAACAGTTTTTTTGTTCAGCGAAAGCACCAAAAGTGTAGTTTAggggtttcaaaaattttgccaaataaatagCAAAAATAAAGGAGGTAAATGATATTTctaaaagagtaaatcttataagGAGTAAAATCTCAAAAGTACTGCATGTTATTTATTAAGAGAAACATCaaaggaggtttctgatattttcccccaaaaaaaaatcagaaagttAAATCTTCATGGTGGTTGACTGACTGGCTCAAAAAGGACAGCAGAATGTTTGGTTTgcttgaaattgaatgtgacaTTACTATTCACTATAGCACCTCCCCTGGTGACTGGTGAGAGGGGAAGAAGAAGATCTATAATTTGTACCGCGGGAGTGCGGGTTTCCTACCACCAACCTGTTTTAATTGGCAGTTAAAAACGATTCCCCCGCGATTATTTTCCCCTCTCTATAAATACCGAAGCTGCTGCTCTCCGTTTCGTCCTAGCTGCCCAAAGCTACATTTCTCTCCTTATTTCCCTCGCTTTCATCTCTCTTATTTTCCTTCTCTACCAGGtaatctatctatctatctatctatctatgtATCCGTAATTCTAATCTATCCAGAATCCTCTCAGATCTTGTCTTCTGCAATCCTTTACGGTTAATTTGATAATTGATCTTGTGGTTTCCTTCGCTCTTTGCTCCACCGTCTTCACATTTGCTTATTTTAAAGTTCTGGTGTTTTTTTGTTATGATGTTTTTTAGTTTAGGATTGAAATTCTGTATTATTGCCTTTAGTGCTCAGAATTGTATATTGATCTGGTTGATAATTCGTTAGGCTTGATTGAGTTTTTGAGTTTTTCTTGCATTAGTTTTGTTAGATAGATCTTGTGGTAAAGTGTTTGTCTTCCTTGTTAAATGTAAATTTCTGTTGCTTGTTTCGCGAAGAATCATGATTTTATGCGCAAATTGTGGTTACATTTGGTTAGATTTTGCTGAATTTTGATTTTATGGTAATATACACGTATGTGAGCTTGACAAATAGGTTTCAGCGGATAATAGTTAAATTCTGTAGATCTTGTCTTGCAGTTTGATTAAATTGAATCTTTTTTCCCCCTCCACAATAGTTGTAGCTCTGTAATTGGCTTTGTAACATTGCTGATTAAACAACTAAATTGCTTCCTTACGATGGGAATTTTGGATTTTTTCCATGCCATGCATGATCTGCTTGATCTGTTCTTGATCTCAACAAATAGACAATGCTTTCACCAAAGTTTGAATTTTGTTAGGGTAGATACATTTAGTTTTCTTTGATTTGTCTAGCATGCCTTCTTATTTTATATAaaccacatttttttttttcattggtttTCTAGAAAGTCATtctgcaattaaaaaaaaagattttataTCGACTTTCAGGTCAGCAGTTAGATCTTGTTTTAGCTGAAAGATAACATTTGATGATTTCAGTGCTCAATGTCCTTTTTGCTAAAGGCTCCTCTTTTGCTACAATCACACTGCGTAAACCTTTATCTGTCAAAGAAGGCGGGCAAAAATGCTTTTCTCTTTACATCCTGCATAACTTAAAGAAGTGTCAAAAGAATGGTAATGTACGTGTATATTTACACCCTGAGTCATTTGTTGTAGTTTATATCTTGAATGTGAGATGTCCTTGGGGACCTTGGGGGGCAGTAAGAAGTTGAAGAAAAATCTTCTAATAGTAGATTCATGAAGAAGGCTTGTAAAGATTGGATTTATTTGTCGGAAATTGTTGgatccaaaaatagaaaaattggtCTTACACCTAAGTAACAGGTGTACTTGTTTAGGTTGTTTGAAGTCTAATTTCTGTTTCCCTTTGTCTTGTCACTTGAAGAAGATCACttgaaaaacttttgaagaTATTCAGTGGGAGGTTTTTATCTTGTCCTCTTAAACTGATTAAAGTGTAGTGTGGATAGTAATTATCAGATATGGGTAGTCTATGTCACAGGATGCTTGTGTTCTGGAATTTGGTGCAACCAGCTATTGGCTTTGAACTAGATTGCACTATAGGCACGCACCTATTATATTGCACCTATTATATTATAATCTTGTTTTCAGCTGTCAATGATATATGACTATATGAAACCTGTATTCctaaaatttttgagttattctGAGGTTTTAAACTATTGTTACCTTATGTTGATGTTTGGTGCTCTTGCAGAGCTTTGGTTGGTGCTCATGGGGACTGTTCTTGATGCTGCCAGCAAGGTATATTTGCTGATCCATTTTGCACTATCAATTCTTACTGTTGCCCAAACTGCTATAACCCTCATATGATAGTCTTGTCAAGCAAAGAATTCGAGAATGCTTGAACTGATGTACTTAGAGTAACCTATGAAATGCAATTAGTTCTTTACTGGTCAAAAGTTGTTCTTATTGAAATTATCCTGTTTCAGAAAGTTTGATGTCATGGTCAGAAATGACCGTTCTAGAGGCAAGAAACCAGAAATACCCCCTCACTTATTTGGCCATGTGTCTTGTTTAACATGTGATCTTTTATTTTAGGATGCAAATGGAAGTCTGTTGACTGACAAAAAGGTTACAGTTGTTTTTGTCTTGGGTAAGTGCAGTTCTCTTGCTTTAGTTCTTTATAGATAGACAATTATGTTTTATCCTTGCATTTCCAAAAATTAGTGAAATTGGATGCTTGGCTTTATTATCTCAGTGCTTTTGGTTCTATCTTTTTAATAATTTCAATAATGGATGTTAATACCTcctataattataaaataaacagGTGGCCCAGGTAGTGGCAAGGGAACCCAGTGTGCTAACATTGTCGAGCATTATGGATACACCCACCTTAGTGCTGGTGATCTCCTTAGAGCAGAAATAAAATCTGGTTCGGAAAATGGGTAAAATCTCTGCTCACCATTTATAGCTGTTACTGAAACTCCACAGGCTATGAATATTCTCTCTTTATATGTGCTTTTTCTCTTGGTTCCTGGAAGCAAAATGTACAGATTTTGCTTCATTTGACATGGCTATGACTGTGTTTTGCTCACCTAAAGGATACTCTTGACATGGATATGACTGTGTGGTGGTCATCTGGAGGATATACTCTTGATGCGTACAACTTTACTGATGACATAGATAACTGGTTGTACAACATCTATAAGAAATTCTTGACATGTACTTGCTTTTTATAGATTTTTCTCATTTGATCATTGATAAGGGAGATTCAAAAGTTTGTGCAACTGTCTTACTACTATTTCTATCTAGATAGAAAACCATTTAGTCAAAATTGCACAATTCACTTTAAGACAAGAATGGTGTGTCTTAGTTGTTAAGTGACTGGAGTTGCTTAGAGGACCAACATAATTCATTCTCCGAGGTTGTTTAGTAGTAAATATCTCGCTTTAATCTGAATATCACAATCTCGATTTGTAAGTTTTATAATCCCTGGGCATGTACAAACATCTTTATTTCTTTACTATATTTGAGCATTTAATTCTTGGGGATTGTAAAGGTGGAAAttatccttttttctttttgttgcatATAAATCTGCCATTTTATGGAGACCTTTATTATCACTCATATTGTATCATCTATGGCCCTTGAACATACTGATTTTTGTCTTTAATCGCTTTTTACCTTTTAAAGTCTtatgtgattttgatttttATACTCATCTACTATATAGGACAATGATTCAGAACATGATTAAGGAGGGCAAAATAGTGCCTTCTGAGGTGACAATTAAGCTTCTCCAACGAGCCATGAATGCAAGTGGCAATGACAAGTTCCTAATTGATGGTTTCCCTCGTAATGAGGAAAACCGTGCAGCCTTTGAGTTAGTTGTAAGTTTTCTGTTATACCTTCCctttaaattcatttcattagTTCAGTGGACCAAATCATTGCATTTCCCACTGTTTCCTGTTGATTGTTACCTGCACTGGGAGTTTTAGAC
This portion of the Coffea arabica cultivar ET-39 chromosome 2e, Coffea Arabica ET-39 HiFi, whole genome shotgun sequence genome encodes:
- the LOC113732065 gene encoding UMP-CMP kinase 3-like codes for the protein MGTVLDAASKDANGSLLTDKKVTVVFVLGGPGSGKGTQCANIVEHYGYTHLSAGDLLRAEIKSGSENGTMIQNMIKEGKIVPSEVTIKLLQRAMNASGNDKFLIDGFPRNEENRAAFELVTGMEPTFVLFFDCPEEEMEKRLLSRNQGREDDNIETIRKRFRVFMESSLPVIEYYNSKGKVRKIDAAKPVEEVFGAVKEVFTPSNVEVAA